The genomic stretch ACGATTCCTTCGGTGCCGCTCTGTCGACCAGCAAAGCCGCTCAACCCGACCCGGTCCTGGCCGAACCCGACTGCCAAGCGGCGATCTTTCACGCCACCGGATCGCCCGCGATGCGGCTCGATCACGTCATGCCGCCGATTGAAACACTGGGTCCATATCGTCTGATCCGTCCACTCGGTCGCGGCGGGATGGGGGCCGTGTATTTGGCCCAGCACGAACGTCTGAAAAAGAAATGTGCGATCAAGCTGTTACCTCGAGCACGTTCGCTCGATTCGGTTTGGGTCGACCGATTCGATCGCGAGATGCAAGCCGTTGCGGCGCTTTCTCACCCCGGAATCGTCACCGCAACCGACGCCGGCGAGAGCCACGGTTGGCACTTCATGACGATGGAGTATCTGGATGGGCTGGATCTTTCCGCGATCGTCCGTCGCCTCGGTTCGGTCGACATTGCATCATCGTGTGCGATCATGCGAGAGGTTTGTTTGGCGTTGTCGGCTGTTCACGATGCCGGTCTGGTCCATCGCGACATCAAGCCGTCCAACATCATGCTGACGCGCCGTGGCGACGTGAAAATTTTAGACCTGGGCTTGGTCCTTGACCAAAGCAAACCAATGGCCGACATGCGTCTGACCACGGTGGGCCACGTGATCGGAACACTCGCGTTCGCGGCACCCGAACAGTTGTCCGATAGCGACACCGTCGACGAACGAGCCGATCTGTATGGTATTGGCGCAACGTTGTTCCAAATGATTGCCGGACACGCCGCCCATGATTGGCAACGAGGCATCGCGCCGTTGGTCTTGGAAAAGTCCACGTTGCCCGCCAAACGTTTGAAGTCGGTGCGAGTGGAAATCCCCGACGCGATGGATGACTTGGTCGCTGAACTGCTGCAGCGGGATCCTGGCGATCGACCGGCCTCGGCAAGGGAAGTCGCCGATCGATTGAAACCGTTTGCCGCAACATCATCACTGAAACCAATCATTGCCAAGTCGATGCGAGTGAATGACCCCGACCCGATGTCGCCTCCTTCGTTGCCCTCGCTTCGCCCATCGTTGTCAAGCGATCCGCCGCAAAGCCATGTTTGGGCAAAGCGGATCGCCGCAGGCATGGGTGGCGCGGCGGCGATCGCGATCTTGGCCGGAACGATCATCACGATCCAGTCGGAACGATCCACCGTCCGCATCGAAACCGATGATGCCAACGTTCGCGTGAATGTCGTGGAATCCGAAACCGAATCGGTACAATCGTCTGCACCGGAGAAACAATTTAAGGGCAAGCCGCTTTCGTATTGGACCCATGTGTTGGAGATCGAACGTGATGTCGACACCTTGGGCGAAGCCATCAACGCCGTCGTCAGCTTGGTCGATCCCGGCGATGTCGATGCCGCGACATCGATCTTGGTTTCCGCCCGTCGATTCGGCGGGTGGGTATCGAGTGGAGACACGACCAAACCTTCGCAGTGGTACATGACTCAGTTTAATAATCAATTTTCAAGGATCATGCCCGACCCAGGGATCGCGGCGATCACTCGTGAACTTTCCAATGGCAATGATCGCAGCCGATCGGCATCACTGTGGGCGATCACGGGTTTCGACTACACCACCTGGTCCGCGGATCCGGCGAACAACGAATCGGCTCTGCAATTGCACGACAATCTTTGCGCATTGGTGCAAGACGGCAAGATGGAATCCGAGCAATCCACGAAATACGCCCAAGCCATCTCGCTGACGATTGCCAATCAGATTCCGCTACCGTTGGAAAACGAACCGGGATTGATTGCGGCGATCAACGAAGGAATCACCGAAGCGAAAACATTCCGAACGCTCAAAGCCCGGTTCGCTGATCCTTGGCCCAATGGACTCGCCGATATCATGCACACCAACGTATTGAGCGTCGATCAGTTTGTCGCCGCCCAGCAGCTGGGCATTTCTTGCCCATCCATTTTGGATGCCCGAATGTTGCTGGATCGATCTGAAGAATTTCGCGAACAGAGAAACCAATGGTTTATCGAGCGACTGCAAAAAGATCCCGAAACGTATGCTGATGAAGCCGTTTTATTTTTGCACACGGCACCAGCAAGCGATTCGACCTCGCAGCCCAACCCGCCAGAAGTCATTCACCAAAACGAATCACTTTGGTTGAAGGCACTCGCCCGAATCGCGGATCACACGACGCGTCCCGATATTCTGCAGACTCGTTTGCAAACGTCCCAGCAATCGAGATGGTACGGACAGCGAATGGACGGTCAAGCCGACGCCGACATGGCTCAGACCATCGCCGACGCCATCGAAAGACTCGAACCGCGTGTCCAGATGATCCTAGAAAAGAACGCGGTCGATGGCGAAGGCACCGGTCCTTTCGGAAAACCGTTGCAAACGTCGCCCGGCGGGGGCGGAATGTTTTGACATCGTTCGGTCACTCGACCACGATCGGCAAACTTTCGCTGTGCGCCCCAAACTCGGGCGCGTACATGCACTGGATGTTCGCGAATCCGGTTTGATAGTTGCCTCGCAATTGCACCCGTGTCGAATACTCGAACACGTAGGTACCCTTTGGCAGATAGTCGATGAAGAAGTGGCTAGCCGTGTCTCCTGTCGATTCGTAGTAAGCCAGACCGTCCTGGAACTTATATCGTGAAAGCACGTTGACCGGCTCGGTACCGCTGCCGCGATAGTCCTTCAAATGAAGGTATTCCATGTCGCGGTCCGAACGCAGTACGATTCGCACGACCAACTCATCGCCGACGTCGACCGCACCGTCCAATGAAACCAACTTCGGACCTTCGTTGGTGTTTTTCTTCACGTACAATTGCTTGGTCAACTTCAGCGGTGTGCCGTCGTGGGGAGTCACGTTGGCGATGTCTTCAAAATATTGCCAATGAATGCTGCCCCAGGCAACTCCGTCATCGACCTTTGTCACCGTGACTTCACCCAAATTCGGATTCACCTCCGGACCGACAAACCGTTGCTCGAAGAATCCCGTTCCGGCTTCGACCGCCGTTGGCACGATCAACTCTCCGCCCAACGAAACCTTCACCAGCTCGTCCGACGCCAACAAGTCACTGCCGCGAAGCAGTAACGAATAGATCGCGTCGGCGGTCGCTTTCGTCGTCTTCCAATTCTGGGTCTGCTTTTGTTTTAGCAGCCAAACCTTACAGTCCTCGACCGCGTCGGCGTCATCCATTACCTCGTCGAACGCCTCGATCATCATCGCCTGCGTCTCGATCGGCGCGGCATGCCACCACCAAGCGTTCTCGGCGTCACGCCAAAACATGCCCAGATCTTCGCTGCTGACTGATCGCTCTTTGATCGACTTGATGATCGATTGCGCCGTCGCGTTCTGTCCGATTCGCTTCATCGCGATGGCGATGTGAGCCTGCGATTGTCGGCTGCGAAGTTCCAACCAATGCTTTTCGGATTGGGCCACCCAGTAATCGAATGCTGCTTGATGCTCTGGTGCAACGGGATGTTCTTTCAAGAAAAAGCTTCGGCCATACAGATACATCGCCACCGTTGACGACAGGTGATCTTTCGACCGATCCCCAGCGGGGATTTCGTCATGCCACTTCTTCATCCAGGCGTCGAGCCGATCGAGCGAGCGAATGGCCGCCGAGACGTCGATGTCAACGCCCAAATGCCGCATCCGACCGAACCCGGTTGTGATGTATAACGTGATGTACTCGTTCGATCGGCCACCGGGAAACCAAGGCCACGTCCCGTCACCCAACTGTTGCTCGGCCAATTGATTCATCGCCCGCGCCGTCTCGCTGTCCAAACGATTGGCGTCGAACAAAACACCGACATTGCGACGGGCTTGGCCCTCGTCATCGGCTTGGCGGACCCATGGTGTTTCTTCGATGACGACCGACTTCAGATCTTCGTTTTGGTTCAGCGGGCTGTCCAGTGCCGGTTTCGCTCGCCACTGGTCCAACACTCGCTTGATCTTCGGATCGCTCTTGGCGATGTGACGTGCGATCGAGTTTGCATACAAACGATTGAACGTCTGTTCGCTGCATTGATGCGGGTACTCCATCAAGTACGGCAGCGCCATCACCGCATACCACGACGGATTGGAAACCATTTGCGCGGTCACCGATTGATGCTCGATCGAATCCGAATCGCCCGATTTGAGCAGCTTTTCAAACTCGAATGTTTTTGTTTGCTTACCGCGAATCGGTAGCCCGATCGACTCGGTAATTAATACGCGACGTGAAAGAACCGGAAGGTAGCCCTCTTCGCCATCCGACAATCGCCCCGTCGATGCGACGGCCTTGTAGGTCAAAACCCCCAACCCATCGGCCACCTTGACCCGCCATGCCAGCGTTTGCGATTGCCCCGCAGCGATCTCAAAGGACTTTTCGTTGGACTCGTTCGCCAACCGATCATCCACAAACTTTCCCGTGCGTGCGTCCGCGAACGTCAAGCGTGCCGAACCGGTTTGCCGCGTCGGTGATTGGTTGGCGACCTTGACCGTGAATTCAATCTCGTCGCCTTCGCGCAGGAATCGCGGCGGGTTGGGAACGACCATCAAGTCCTTTGCCGTCACGATCGTGTCGGTCAACGAACCGCTGCGAAGGTCTCTGTCGTGCGAGAAACTCAAGAACTTCCATTCGGTAAGCGCCTCGGGCATCGTGAACTCCATCCGTACCGAGCCATCGTCGCCCGCCATCAACTGGGGATAGAAAAACGCCGTCTCGTTCAAATTCGTTCGAACCGAAACGTTGTCGAAATCGACTTTCGGCGTCTCATCGATCGAGGTTGGCGGCTCTTCGCTGGCGGCGAAATCCATGGTCGCGGGGGCCGGCGCGGCGCCGTCCATCATCATCGCCTCGGCCATCGGCGCACCTTCGGCGATACTTCCGGCACCTTTCATCATCATCCCACGCTGCATCATTCCATAGCTGCGGCCGACTCGCAGCCCGAACATCGGTCGGATCAATGAATCGGGCAGTCGCGGATAGGCCAACGATTCGTCTCGCCGGTCGACCGTCCAGCGATTGGATATCGTCTGCAAGTACTTGGGCGTGTTTTCGAACGACGACGACAGTCGCGTTCGTTCGTGGCGAAACACGTTGAATCGATCTTGCCATTGATGCGGCAAAAACGCGTCGAGCGATGCGTCATAGAGCGTCGCCACCATCTCAGCAGCCGCTGGAGCGGCGTCCGGTCCTTTGATCACCGCGGTCCAAGTTTCTTTCGCACCGGGGCCCAGCTTTGAAACTAAGTGCTCCCAAGTAACGTCCAAGCGTTTGTTCGTCCACGGAATGTCGACCGTGCGTTGTTCAAGGTGGGCCCGGTTGTCTCGAACCATCGTGACACGCAGAGTGAACCCGCCTCGCATGGCTTCATTCACCGATTGTTTGATCTGCGACTGAGTCGACGCCGCATCGGTCCAATAGCTTTGGTTGATCTTTCCGCGATGCTCGATCTCGATGAACGCGCGAGCCGACTCGTATCCGCTTCCCCAAATAGCCAGAAACTCTTCGCCCGGCTCAACGGATTCTTTCTGTAACTCGAGATGGAACGGGATCTTCGCATCGAATCGCTTTGCGTCGGGATCCAATACATGCACAGGAAGTTCGGCGCGGACTTCCTTGCCAAACGCATCGGACGTTTCCAACACGGCCCGGTAGAGCCCCGATGCAAGGTCGACCTTGACCGTCGTCGAACCCGACGCATCCGTCATGACCGCTTGCTCGAAAACGACTTCACCCAGCGGCCAAGAATCCGGATTCGCCCAGTCCGGTTCCGGCTTCGATCCATCACGAGGCTTCACGAATTCGGGTCGCCGATAGAGCTGGACCAACCGCGGACGAGTCGTCGAATCCGGAGCGGTCAATCGGTAGATTTTCAAGCGACCGTCGGCACCGCGAAGCTCGCCGTCCAGCGATTCCGTGCGCACCTTGATTTCAGTCGGCGATTGATCCGTCAACCAATCCACGGTTGTCATCGACGCCGTCAAAGCGACATAGCCGATTCGAATCGAACGTTGATCCGAACGCGTCTCGCCCGTCGTATCGGTGACGTCGGCGTAGACAACGTAGTCGAAGGTGGGTTGCGATTCCTCGGCGACCGACGTGTCTGGATTGGCCGTGAACGGCACTTTGAAACTGCCCAAAGCGTCCGTCGTTGTGGTCCCGTGCGCAATTTCTTGGCTTTCGCCTTGCACCGGCGGCATCCACCAACACGATCGCAACCACCAAATCGGATAGCGAACATTGCGCACGACGCGGTACGAGACCGTCGCCCCATCCACGGACGCTCCGGTGTAAGCCGTTGCCACTCCCGCGACGACAACTTCTTCGCCAAGTTTCACATCGGCTCTCGGCGATTCCAGATCGACGCGAAACTTCGGCCGTTTGTATTCCTCGACCGTGACCTGAGTCTGGCCTCGCGGTTGCCCTTGGACCGCCAGCGTCATGCGTCCCGTCAAGCGGTCGCGCGGCGCTGTGACGCTTGCTGCGAAGCTGCCGTAGTCGTTCGTGCGAAGATTCAATCGCTCGATTTCCTTGCCGTTGACATCCGAGAATACGATCGAAACGCTCTTTCGTTTCATCACGGCATAGTTGTCGTTGGTTTGGTTGTATGTCAAACAGATCCCCTTGAACTGGATCATCTGACCCGGACGATAGATCGATCGGTCCGTGAAAAATACGGTCTGTTGTACCGTCGCTTGCGAGCGATTGGATTGATACAAATGCAGCGGATTCGCCGTCGCCAATTCTTGACCGTGATGTGACGCCAAAAAGAAAACCTGTTGCCGGCTCGCGCCCGAAATACGGAACATTCCGTTGGCGTCGGTGCGGACCGTTTTCATCGCCCGACGTGTTTGCGATGGTTGATCAAACGACCACGTTTCGACCGTTGCACCTTCGATCGGTTCGCCCGATCGAGCGTTCAAGACGAAACCGTCGATCAGACTCTCGCTGCCATGATTGCGAGTCACAATCGACAAATCGCTGACCCAAACTTCGCATAGCGAAATTTGGTTGTCTTCCACGGCAAAGTGGACATCGTGGCTGGCAATCAAGTAATACGAACCCGCGGCGGGCACTTTCGGCGGCGCGACCGATTGCACTCGTTGCTGAAAATCGTCGGTGGCCGGCAAATCGGCCATCCAACTGACTTCGGGTTCTTTCGTTAACAACTCGGATCGTTTGCCCGTGTCGAGTTGCTCGACGCCCCAACGCTTGCTGCTGATGAATTCACGAAAATCAAACCTCACCAATCGGAAGTAGATTTTGGTGACGTTGCGGTACGTGATGTCGATGACGGGGCCGCCAGCATCGCTGTGGCCTTTCGGTTCGTTGCCCGGCCAATTCCAAACCCGTTCGGTGACAACGCCCGACGAACGAGACTCGATCTCTTGGATCAGGTTGTAGCAACCACGACCGCCCACCGAATCGGGATACTTGTTCAAGCCCTGTGTCGCGACCCGATGTGCGGCGACCAAGTCACCGCTTTCGCGCAGCGACTCACCCAAACGGTGCAAGGCACGAGCCGCCACGGGGTTTTCGGAATTGGATTCCGCAAAGCGACGAAGCGCCGCTTGAAACCGCTGTGACTTCGATTCTCCAAATGCTTGATTTTCGGCAAAGATCAGCCGCCGCAAGTCGGTGTCGAAGAACGCCGATCGGTCGGAGTCGTTTTGGTGAAAACGAATCAGCGATTGAAACTGTTTGATCGCCGCAAGCGTCAACGAGTCGGCGTCGTCGGTCGCCGGTTCCCAACGGATGAACGCATCGGCATCGTCGAGAGCCGGGCCGTCAGCCGAAAACTCGAACTTGTCCTGTTTCGCCGATCCGGCTTGTTCACCAGATGCGTAGAAATCGATCGCGTTGTGACCGAGGACATCGTAAAGCGTCGGACGCAGTTCCGTCGCCCCGTCCATTCCATCAAGCAGCTCGCGATATAGATCGACCGTCGTCGACTCTAGCAGAGACGTGGATCGAAGCGCCGTTTCGAACTGGTCCCGGATTTTTTCCAAGATCCGAGCCAAGTCCCAGGTGGTGATGTCGTCACCGATCGAGTCGGCGGCGGTCGCATCGGTTTGCGTTCTCTGCAAGTAACGCCATCGGTTTTGTTGGAAGTAGTGCCAATACCAATTGGCAAGGATCGCCTCCATCGCCGGCTTCATCGGATCGGGGGACGGATCGATTTCGGCGCGCAGCCGCGTGATTTTTTCTTCCGGTTGGTTGCCTTCGATCTCGCCCTCCAAAGCGATCTTCCAACAAACCGCTTTTACGGCAGCATCGTAGTTCTGCGCCGCTTTCGTCGATCGGATGATCGGGACCAGCCGTTCGATCGCCGTCTTGGGCAGCCCTTTCTGGATCGCCTCTTCGACTGATTTCCATGACACGTCGTTCGTATCCTGAGCAAGAGAGGGTTTTGCCATCGAAGACATAGCGGTCGCCAACAGCAGACCGAGGATCGACAGGGAACGAAACGATAAATAGCGGTGACCGATCACTTTAACATCCTTTGAAATCGTCAGCGGAGGTCCATCCCCATTGTCCCTCGCTGGCACGCCTCTTACACAGGGGTACGGACGGCCAAATTGCGGATTTCTGGATATCCACGGTGGCCAACCGGGCGTCGGTATACGATTCGGATCACAGTCGGGAAGCCGACAACTCAGATCACGGTCGATTCACCCAGCCAGCTGCCAACTCGCCGGGCATGGATTAAAATTGGGTGTAGCATCCCGGTCGACGCGGAGCCACGAAAATGGTCAATTGTTGGGGATTCGAGAAGTTCGCCGCGGATGCAAATCCGAAGCCCTGGTGGTGGAATTGGCAGACACAGCAGATTTAAAATCTGCCGGGCGGTTACGCCCTTGCGGGTTCGAGTCCCGCCCTGGGTACTGGTATGGGAAAGGCGTGGGCATCGGCGGCGTTTGCGACCGAATGGGCGCCAAGTGATTGGAACTACAACTTGTCGGCTAGCAATTCGTCGTCGGTTTTTAGGTCTCGCATGTAGCGGCGCCATTCGAGTTCTAGTGTTTCGATGTCACCGAAGCACTCCTTGAACGTTGCAAACGTTTTGTCTCGCCACGCGTCGTCTCGTTCTACTTTGAAGTCATCGACGGCCATCTTTTTATAGAATGCCAACAGTTCGTTGAGATGTTCGTTCATCAAGTAGTGCGTCAGCGCCCAGGCTTGGCCGTACGCGGACATAACCGAACCGTTCGTTGACGCGTAGTCGAATATTCGATCCGTGACGACAAACTCTAAACTCGAATGCTCGGGATCGTGCGACAAAATTCGGTAGTACCCCAGTCGTTGTTCGTTGACCGCGCCGATGCCGGCCCACGTGGCTTCCTTGGGGGATTCGAAATAGCTTGCCAACCCTTCGTGGGCCCACCGGACTTGGAACTTTTCTCGATCGAGCAGGCCGCTGTTGGCGGCCAATTGGTGGGTTGCTTCGTGGGTGACGACTTCGATCTCTTTGTTCTCGCCTTCGATGTCCACCAACAGTTCTACCGTCTTGGCCAAGCGAATGATCTCGCCGCCCGCGGCAGAAGGATTGCGACGGACTTCCTCGCGAAGGCCCTTTAATATCTCGACCAACTGGTCGGCGCCCTCGTACGCTTCGTCGGTCTTTTGACGATAGAAGATCGCGATGTTTTCTTCGGGCGAATAAAAACCGGCCGCCATTTTGAGCGATGGACTGAGGATGCGGACGAAATTCAGATAGTCCGCGTGATCGTTGAACAACACGACTCGCATCGGTTCTCGTGGGACACGAAGCGGATGCCCTTCGAGCGCGTACTTCATGTAAAAGCTGTCGTAGACCTTCTCGAGAAGATCGAGTCGATGCTGGGCAATCGGCTTCCCATAAATCGGATCGTCGGCGTCCGAACAATCGTGCAACAGAATGTAGTGACGACTGCGGGCGACCTTCATCGAATCGCTTTTGACAAATTGCCGCATTTCTTGTTCGATCGATGCCGAACTGGGCACAGTGGCTCGTCGGTACTTGACCAATTGAACCATCAAACGGACTTGGGGATTGTTCGGGTCGGCCTTCCACGCCTCGGCGAGTTCCTTGTCGGCTTCCTCCAACATGCCCTGTTCGACGCACCAAAGTGCCAGGTCGAGATGGGACTGGGCCGTTCCCTCGCGTCGAGCTGCGGAACTTTTGGATCCATAGATCTTCTGGTTCGATTGAGTGCGTACAATTTGGCAATCACTCAAGCTGAAGTGCAGGGTTCCTCGCTCGTGCCGACACGACACCGTACCGCCGACATTGACCGTCACTTTGCCCATCAACTTTAAGGTGATTTCGGTTCCCGGTACGGTATACAACACCAAATCGGCGTGGGCCGTGCCAGTGACCACCAGCATAAGAAGTGCGGCG from Rubripirellula tenax encodes the following:
- a CDS encoding DUF1570 domain-containing protein, whose translation is MINPHFRNRCIAALLMLVVTGTAHADLVLYTVPGTEITLKLMGKVTVNVGGTVSCRHERGTLHFSLSDCQIVRTQSNQKIYGSKSSAARREGTAQSHLDLALWCVEQGMLEEADKELAEAWKADPNNPQVRLMVQLVKYRRATVPSSASIEQEMRQFVKSDSMKVARSRHYILLHDCSDADDPIYGKPIAQHRLDLLEKVYDSFYMKYALEGHPLRVPREPMRVVLFNDHADYLNFVRILSPSLKMAAGFYSPEENIAIFYRQKTDEAYEGADQLVEILKGLREEVRRNPSAAGGEIIRLAKTVELLVDIEGENKEIEVVTHEATHQLAANSGLLDREKFQVRWAHEGLASYFESPKEATWAGIGAVNEQRLGYYRILSHDPEHSSLEFVVTDRIFDYASTNGSVMSAYGQAWALTHYLMNEHLNELLAFYKKMAVDDFKVERDDAWRDKTFATFKECFGDIETLELEWRRYMRDLKTDDELLADKL
- a CDS encoding alpha-2-macroglobulin family protein, producing MSWKSVEEAIQKGLPKTAIERLVPIIRSTKAAQNYDAAVKAVCWKIALEGEIEGNQPEEKITRLRAEIDPSPDPMKPAMEAILANWYWHYFQQNRWRYLQRTQTDATAADSIGDDITTWDLARILEKIRDQFETALRSTSLLESTTVDLYRELLDGMDGATELRPTLYDVLGHNAIDFYASGEQAGSAKQDKFEFSADGPALDDADAFIRWEPATDDADSLTLAAIKQFQSLIRFHQNDSDRSAFFDTDLRRLIFAENQAFGESKSQRFQAALRRFAESNSENPVAARALHRLGESLRESGDLVAAHRVATQGLNKYPDSVGGRGCYNLIQEIESRSSGVVTERVWNWPGNEPKGHSDAGGPVIDITYRNVTKIYFRLVRFDFREFISSKRWGVEQLDTGKRSELLTKEPEVSWMADLPATDDFQQRVQSVAPPKVPAAGSYYLIASHDVHFAVEDNQISLCEVWVSDLSIVTRNHGSESLIDGFVLNARSGEPIEGATVETWSFDQPSQTRRAMKTVRTDANGMFRISGASRQQVFFLASHHGQELATANPLHLYQSNRSQATVQQTVFFTDRSIYRPGQMIQFKGICLTYNQTNDNYAVMKRKSVSIVFSDVNGKEIERLNLRTNDYGSFAASVTAPRDRLTGRMTLAVQGQPRGQTQVTVEEYKRPKFRVDLESPRADVKLGEEVVVAGVATAYTGASVDGATVSYRVVRNVRYPIWWLRSCWWMPPVQGESQEIAHGTTTTDALGSFKVPFTANPDTSVAEESQPTFDYVVYADVTDTTGETRSDQRSIRIGYVALTASMTTVDWLTDQSPTEIKVRTESLDGELRGADGRLKIYRLTAPDSTTRPRLVQLYRRPEFVKPRDGSKPEPDWANPDSWPLGEVVFEQAVMTDASGSTTVKVDLASGLYRAVLETSDAFGKEVRAELPVHVLDPDAKRFDAKIPFHLELQKESVEPGEEFLAIWGSGYESARAFIEIEHRGKINQSYWTDAASTQSQIKQSVNEAMRGGFTLRVTMVRDNRAHLEQRTVDIPWTNKRLDVTWEHLVSKLGPGAKETWTAVIKGPDAAPAAAEMVATLYDASLDAFLPHQWQDRFNVFRHERTRLSSSFENTPKYLQTISNRWTVDRRDESLAYPRLPDSLIRPMFGLRVGRSYGMMQRGMMMKGAGSIAEGAPMAEAMMMDGAAPAPATMDFAASEEPPTSIDETPKVDFDNVSVRTNLNETAFFYPQLMAGDDGSVRMEFTMPEALTEWKFLSFSHDRDLRSGSLTDTIVTAKDLMVVPNPPRFLREGDEIEFTVKVANQSPTRQTGSARLTFADARTGKFVDDRLANESNEKSFEIAAGQSQTLAWRVKVADGLGVLTYKAVASTGRLSDGEEGYLPVLSRRVLITESIGLPIRGKQTKTFEFEKLLKSGDSDSIEHQSVTAQMVSNPSWYAVMALPYLMEYPHQCSEQTFNRLYANSIARHIAKSDPKIKRVLDQWRAKPALDSPLNQNEDLKSVVIEETPWVRQADDEGQARRNVGVLFDANRLDSETARAMNQLAEQQLGDGTWPWFPGGRSNEYITLYITTGFGRMRHLGVDIDVSAAIRSLDRLDAWMKKWHDEIPAGDRSKDHLSSTVAMYLYGRSFFLKEHPVAPEHQAAFDYWVAQSEKHWLELRSRQSQAHIAIAMKRIGQNATAQSIIKSIKERSVSSEDLGMFWRDAENAWWWHAAPIETQAMMIEAFDEVMDDADAVEDCKVWLLKQKQTQNWKTTKATADAIYSLLLRGSDLLASDELVKVSLGGELIVPTAVEAGTGFFEQRFVGPEVNPNLGEVTVTKVDDGVAWGSIHWQYFEDIANVTPHDGTPLKLTKQLYVKKNTNEGPKLVSLDGAVDVGDELVVRIVLRSDRDMEYLHLKDYRGSGTEPVNVLSRYKFQDGLAYYESTGDTASHFFIDYLPKGTYVFEYSTRVQLRGNYQTGFANIQCMYAPEFGAHSESLPIVVE
- a CDS encoding serine/threonine protein kinase, translated to MIATANCEHPSDQELVEFGFGRVPADLFERLLTHIEACDRCQKRISESAGNDSFGAALSTSKAAQPDPVLAEPDCQAAIFHATGSPAMRLDHVMPPIETLGPYRLIRPLGRGGMGAVYLAQHERLKKKCAIKLLPRARSLDSVWVDRFDREMQAVAALSHPGIVTATDAGESHGWHFMTMEYLDGLDLSAIVRRLGSVDIASSCAIMREVCLALSAVHDAGLVHRDIKPSNIMLTRRGDVKILDLGLVLDQSKPMADMRLTTVGHVIGTLAFAAPEQLSDSDTVDERADLYGIGATLFQMIAGHAAHDWQRGIAPLVLEKSTLPAKRLKSVRVEIPDAMDDLVAELLQRDPGDRPASAREVADRLKPFAATSSLKPIIAKSMRVNDPDPMSPPSLPSLRPSLSSDPPQSHVWAKRIAAGMGGAAAIAILAGTIITIQSERSTVRIETDDANVRVNVVESETESVQSSAPEKQFKGKPLSYWTHVLEIERDVDTLGEAINAVVSLVDPGDVDAATSILVSARRFGGWVSSGDTTKPSQWYMTQFNNQFSRIMPDPGIAAITRELSNGNDRSRSASLWAITGFDYTTWSADPANNESALQLHDNLCALVQDGKMESEQSTKYAQAISLTIANQIPLPLENEPGLIAAINEGITEAKTFRTLKARFADPWPNGLADIMHTNVLSVDQFVAAQQLGISCPSILDARMLLDRSEEFREQRNQWFIERLQKDPETYADEAVLFLHTAPASDSTSQPNPPEVIHQNESLWLKALARIADHTTRPDILQTRLQTSQQSRWYGQRMDGQADADMAQTIADAIERLEPRVQMILEKNAVDGEGTGPFGKPLQTSPGGGGMF